A segment of the Oceanispirochaeta sp. genome:
CCTATGATGATGATGAAAAAAGGGAGCATGATATAGGCCTTGAACTCAAAGAAGGCATCGATAAATGATTTTAAGATTTCCATAACCCTGATCATAATGATTCCCCCCTCCTTCCACAAGCAATCAGTTCAGCCCGGAGAGATTTATCTTGACAGATCAGGAACAATGTGTGACTATATAATCTATATCAGTCATACAGTCATTATATGGAGGAACCGATGCCCCGTTCATTCAGCAATCAGGAATCCAGGCAGATAAGGGATTCTCTTATGCAGAAGGGAAAGGACTTGTTTTCCCTTCAGGGCCTGAGGAAAACGACCCTTGATGACCTGGTTCAGGCGGCGGGGATCGCCAAAGGTTCCTTTTATAAATTTTTCCCTTCCAAGGAAATCCTGTACATGGAGATTCTGGAGGAGGAAGAGCGGCAGTTGAGGAGCAGCCTGAAGCTCAAACATGTTCAGGGAGAGACTCTGACCAGAGAGGGAATCAAATCCTTCTTTATGGGCTTTATCTCCTATATGGACAAGAATCCCCTGTTTATCAAGATGTTTCAGGAACAGGCTCTGGAACTTCTGATGAGAAAACTGCCCCCGGAAATAGTAGAGAATCACATGAAAAATGATGATACCTGGTTTCAGGAGGTTTTTGCTGACTGGCAGAGTTCGGGCTATCTGATCGCAATGAAACCAGAGGTCTTTGCCGCCCTGATGAGGGGAATTTTCATACTCTTCACCCAGAAGGAAATCATCGGAAAACAGCACTTTGAAGGAGCCCTGAGCTTTCTTTTTGACAGCCTGTCGGGAGAAATTATGCGGAGCAAGGAGACAAAATGATAAAGGTTGAAAATTTAAGATACAGATATCCCGGTCAGGATAAGCTCACAATCAAGGATATCTCCTTTTCCATAGCCAGGGGAGAGATTTTCGGTTTCCTGGGCCCATCGGGAGCAGGAAAGAGCACCACTCAGAAA
Coding sequences within it:
- a CDS encoding TetR/AcrR family transcriptional regulator, with the translated sequence MPRSFSNQESRQIRDSLMQKGKDLFSLQGLRKTTLDDLVQAAGIAKGSFYKFFPSKEILYMEILEEEERQLRSSLKLKHVQGETLTREGIKSFFMGFISYMDKNPLFIKMFQEQALELLMRKLPPEIVENHMKNDDTWFQEVFADWQSSGYLIAMKPEVFAALMRGIFILFTQKEIIGKQHFEGALSFLFDSLSGEIMRSKETK